In one Papio anubis isolate 15944 chromosome 11, Panubis1.0, whole genome shotgun sequence genomic region, the following are encoded:
- the LCOR gene encoding ligand-dependent corepressor isoform X6, which translates to MQRMIQQFAAEYTSKNSSTQDPSQPNSTKNQSLPKASPVTTSPTAATTQNPVLSKLLMADQDSPLDLTVRKSQSEPSEQDGVLDLSTKKSPCAGSTSLSHSPGCSSTQGNGRPGRPSQYRPDGLRSGDGVPPRSLQDGTREGFGHSTSLKVPLARSLQISEELLSRNQLSTAASLGPSGLQNHGQHLILSREASWAKPHYEFNLSRMKFRGNGALSNISDLPFLAENSAFPKMALQAKQDGKKDVSHSSPVDLKIPQVRGMDLSWESRTGDQYSYSSLVMGSQTESALSKKLRAILPKQNRKSMLDAGPDSWGSDAEQSTSGQPYPTSDQEGDPGSKQPRKKRGRYRQYNSEILEEAISVVMSGKMSVSKAQSIYGIPHSTLEYKVKERLGTLKNPPKKKMKLMRSEGPDVSVKIELDPQGEAAQSANESKNE; encoded by the exons ATGCAGCGAATGATCCAACAATTTGCTGCTGAATATACCTCAAAAAATAGCTCTACTCAGGACCCCAGCCAGCCCAATAGCACAAAGAACCAAAGCCTGCCGAAAGCATCTCCAGTCACCACCTCTCCCACGGCTGCAACTACTCAGAACCCTGTGCTCAGCAAACTTCTCATGGCTGACCAAGACTCACCTCTGGACCTTACTGTCAGAAAGTCTCAGTCAGAACCTAGCGAACAAG ACGGTGTACTTGATCTGTCCACTAAGAAAAGTCCATGTGCTGGCAGCACTTCCCTGAGCCACTCTCCAGGCTGCTCCAGTACTCAAGGGAACGG GCGACCTGGGAGACCCAGCCAGTACCGCCCAGACGGACTTCGGAGTGGTGATGGGGTACCTCCAAGAAGCTTACAGGATGGAACCAGGGAAGGTTTTGGACACTCCACATCACTCAAAGTTCCACTGGCTCGATCCCTGCAGATTAGTGAAGAACTACTGAGCAGAAACCAATTGTCCACAGCTGCCAGCCTTGGGCCATCTGGATTACAGAATCATGGACAACACTTAATATTATCCAGGGAAGCCTCTTGGGCAAAACCACATTACGAGTTCAACCTCAGCCGTATGAAGTTTAGGGGAAATGGTGCACTCAGCAACATCAGTGACCTTCCTTTTCTTGCAGAAAACTCTGCTTTTCCAAAAATGGCACTTCAAGCAAAACAAGATGGAAAAAAGGATGTGAGCCATTCATCTCCTGTAGATTTAAAGATACCACAAGTTCGAGGAATGGATCTTTCTTGGGAGTCTCGCACTGGTGATCAGTACAGCTATAGCTCTTTGGTAATGGGTTCACAAACGGAGAGCGCGCTTAGTAAAAAATTAAGGGCTATTCttccaaaacaaaatagaaaaagcatgTTAGATGCTGGACCCGATTCTTGGGGCTCAGATGCTGAGCAGTCTACCTCTGGACAGCCATATCCCACATCGGATCAAGAAGGAGACCCTGGCTCCAAGCAGCCTCGGAAGAAAAGAGGGCGTTACAGACAGTACAACAGTGAGATACTGGAGGAAGCAATCTCAGTGGTTATGAGTGGAAAAATGAGTGTTTCCAAAGCTCAGAGTATTTATGGGATTCCCCACAGTACACTGGAGTACAAAGTAAAGGAGAGGCTGGGCACTTTGAAAAACCctccaaagaaaaagatgaaattaatgaGGTCGGAGGGGCCAGATGTTTCTGTAAAAATTGAATTAGATCCCCAGGGAGAGGCAGCACAAAGTGCAAATGAATCAAAAAACGAGTAG